The Mammaliicoccus sciuri genome window below encodes:
- a CDS encoding aminoacyltransferase, with the protein MKFTELTVTEYDEFVSDSRYESHYFQVKENIKTRENDGFQVVLLGVKDENNQVVAASLFSKIPTLGSYVYYSNRGPVMDYSNLDLVTYYFKALEKYLKHHQCLYVKVDPYWIYNIYDKGIEQIKEDGANDQIVDLIKSLGYDHHGFTTKYDPSSQVRWMGVLNLKDKTLAEVKKGFDSQRKRNVNKAHNYGVKVRFLERDELDIFFKLYRETEERAGFISKTDEYFLNFIDTYGSKALVPLAYIDLNEYIQSTQENLNELETKRDQMMAKENKSEKQLKKIAETDRLIDHAQKELLETSELIKTDGEILNLASGVFFENAYEINYFSGGSSEKYNHFMGPYMMHWHMINYCFENGFDRYNFYGLSGDFTEDSEDYGVYRFKRGFNVQIEELIGDFYKPINKKKYFLHNVIQKVRSKIKK; encoded by the coding sequence ATGAAATTTACAGAATTAACAGTTACTGAATATGATGAGTTCGTATCTGATAGTCGATACGAAAGTCACTACTTTCAAGTAAAAGAAAACATCAAGACGAGGGAAAATGATGGTTTTCAAGTTGTATTATTAGGTGTTAAAGATGAGAATAACCAAGTCGTTGCAGCAAGTCTATTCTCTAAAATACCAACATTAGGTAGTTATGTGTATTATTCAAATCGTGGTCCGGTAATGGATTATAGCAATCTAGATTTAGTGACATATTACTTCAAAGCACTTGAAAAGTACTTAAAACATCATCAATGTCTATATGTTAAAGTCGATCCATACTGGATTTACAATATATACGATAAAGGTATTGAACAAATTAAAGAAGATGGCGCTAATGACCAAATCGTTGATCTCATTAAATCACTAGGCTATGACCATCACGGCTTTACGACTAAATATGATCCATCGAGCCAAGTGAGATGGATGGGTGTCTTGAACTTAAAAGATAAAACATTAGCAGAAGTTAAAAAAGGATTCGACAGCCAAAGAAAACGTAACGTCAATAAAGCACATAATTACGGTGTTAAAGTACGTTTCTTAGAACGCGATGAATTAGATATATTCTTTAAATTATATAGAGAAACAGAAGAAAGAGCTGGCTTTATTTCTAAGACAGATGAATATTTCTTAAACTTTATCGATACATATGGTTCTAAAGCATTAGTACCATTAGCATATATCGACTTAAATGAATATATTCAATCAACACAAGAGAATTTAAATGAATTAGAAACAAAACGTGATCAAATGATGGCGAAAGAAAACAAATCTGAAAAACAATTAAAGAAAATTGCTGAAACAGACCGTTTAATCGACCATGCACAGAAAGAATTATTAGAAACTAGCGAACTTATTAAAACAGATGGCGAAATCTTAAACTTAGCTTCAGGTGTATTCTTTGAAAATGCATATGAAATCAATTATTTCTCAGGTGGCTCAAGTGAAAAATACAATCACTTTATGGGACCATATATGATGCATTGGCATATGATTAATTATTGTTTCGAAAATGGATTTGATAGATACAACTTCTACGGATTATCAGGAGATTTCACAGAAGATAGCGAAGATTACGGTGTATATCGATTTAAACGAGGATTTAACGTTCAAATCGAAGAATTAATCGGAGATTTCTATAAACCAATCAATAAGAAAAAATATTTCTTACACAATGTAATCCAAAAAGTACGATCTAAAATTAAAAAGTAA
- a CDS encoding aminoacyltransferase, with protein sequence MKFTNLTTGEFEAFTNKMPYAHFTQAVGNYELKTSEGTSTHLVGVKDNQGEVLAACLLTSVPVMKKFNYFYSNRGPVMDYDNKELVDFFFKEIVSYLKSYKGLFFRIDPYLPYELRDHDGNIKKSFNRDGLIKQFESLGYEHQGFTTGFHPIHQIRWHSVLNLEGMDEKTLIKNMDSLRKRNTKKVQKNGVKVRYLSKDEMPIFRQFMEDTTEKKDFNDRGDDFYYNRLKYFENVKIPLAYIDFETYIPQLEKDHEQYNKDIAKAEKDLEKKPDNQKTINKIDNLKQQREANEAKLEEARQLQQEHGDTLPIAAGFFIINPFEVVYYAGGSSNEYRHFAGSYAIQWEMIKYALDHNIDRYNFYGISGDFSEDAPDVGVIKFKKGYNADVYEYIGDFVKPINKPAYKAYTTLKKVLKK encoded by the coding sequence ATGAAATTTACAAATTTAACAACTGGTGAATTTGAAGCTTTTACAAATAAAATGCCGTACGCGCATTTTACACAAGCAGTAGGTAATTATGAATTAAAAACATCTGAAGGCACTTCAACACATTTAGTAGGGGTCAAAGATAATCAAGGTGAAGTATTAGCTGCGTGTCTGTTAACAAGTGTACCAGTTATGAAGAAGTTTAATTACTTTTACTCAAATAGAGGACCAGTAATGGATTATGATAACAAAGAACTTGTTGACTTTTTCTTTAAAGAAATCGTGAGCTATTTAAAAAGTTATAAAGGATTATTCTTTAGAATCGATCCTTACTTGCCATATGAACTAAGAGATCATGATGGCAATATTAAAAAATCATTCAACCGTGATGGTTTAATTAAACAATTTGAATCATTAGGCTATGAACATCAAGGCTTCACAACTGGTTTCCACCCAATACATCAAATTAGATGGCATTCTGTACTTAATTTAGAAGGCATGGACGAAAAGACACTTATCAAGAACATGGATAGTTTGAGAAAAAGAAATACTAAAAAAGTTCAAAAAAATGGTGTTAAAGTACGTTACTTATCTAAAGATGAAATGCCAATATTCCGTCAATTTATGGAAGATACAACAGAGAAGAAAGATTTCAACGATCGCGGTGATGACTTCTATTACAACAGATTAAAATACTTTGAAAATGTAAAGATTCCTTTAGCTTATATAGACTTTGAAACTTACATTCCACAATTAGAAAAAGACCATGAACAATACAACAAAGATATTGCGAAAGCTGAAAAAGATTTAGAAAAGAAACCAGATAATCAAAAAACGATTAATAAAATAGACAACTTAAAACAACAAAGAGAAGCAAATGAAGCTAAATTAGAAGAAGCACGTCAATTACAACAAGAACATGGTGATACATTACCAATAGCAGCAGGTTTCTTCATTATCAATCCATTTGAGGTTGTATATTATGCAGGTGGTTCATCTAATGAATATCGTCACTTTGCAGGTAGTTATGCAATTCAGTGGGAAATGATTAAATACGCATTAGATCACAATATTGACCGTTATAACTTCTATGGTATCAGCGGAGACTTCTCAGAAGATGCACCTGATGTTGGCGTTATTAAATTTAAAAAAGGTTACAATGCAGATGTTTATGAATATATTGGTGATTTCGTTAAACCAATTAATAAACCAGCGTACAAAGCGTATACAACACTAAAAAAAGTATTAAAAAAATAA
- a CDS encoding type 1 glutamine amidotransferase domain-containing protein: MSKKVLIVVTNASQFKDGKPTGLWLEEAAIPYKVFIKNGLEVDIASVKGGSVPIDPNSTQNDEAKEYHDVLEKLQQTYSIRDIVFESYDGIFLPGGHGTVFDFPNNEDLEDMLAYYRNNDKVIGAVCHGPSAFVGAKLPNGNYLVDGVKLTAFTDSEEKAMNLENDVPFLLQTKLEKQGARFVKGADFESHTVADGKFVTGQNPNSSEEVAEKFVNVLK, translated from the coding sequence ATGAGCAAAAAAGTTCTCATAGTTGTTACAAATGCATCTCAATTTAAAGATGGAAAACCAACTGGGTTATGGCTAGAAGAAGCAGCAATTCCTTATAAAGTATTTATTAAAAATGGATTAGAAGTGGATATTGCATCTGTAAAAGGTGGCAGTGTTCCGATAGATCCAAATTCAACTCAAAATGACGAAGCGAAAGAATATCATGACGTATTAGAAAAGTTACAACAAACATATAGTATTAGAGACATCGTGTTTGAGAGTTATGATGGCATTTTCTTACCTGGTGGTCATGGAACAGTATTTGACTTTCCGAATAATGAAGACTTGGAAGATATGCTAGCATATTATAGAAATAACGATAAGGTGATTGGTGCAGTTTGCCACGGTCCAAGTGCATTTGTTGGCGCTAAGCTTCCAAATGGGAACTATTTAGTGGATGGTGTTAAATTAACTGCTTTTACTGATAGTGAAGAAAAAGCAATGAATTTAGAAAATGATGTACCATTCTTGCTACAAACAAAACTTGAAAAGCAAGGTGCTCGATTCGTTAAAGGTGCTGACTTTGAATCGCATACAGTTGCAGACGGTAAATTTGTCACAGGACAAAATCCGAATTCTAGTGAAGAGGTTGCCGAAAAATTTGTAAATGTATTAAAATAG
- the trpA gene encoding tryptophan synthase subunit alpha, which translates to MRKLFIPYVMGNKDFIDSVKLMDENGADYIEIGLPFSDPVADGPTIMAAGQEAIKQGMSVNKIIDQLIEHKDEINTSYLFMTYYNLIDAYGVDAFIERIAEANVYGLIIPDLPFELGQRFKKHLQPKNIKLISLIAMTSSDERIKQIAEHAEGFIYTVTMNATTGDGRGFHESLKDKIKFIQQHANVPVVCGFGIRTEEHAKEIKSFSDGIVIGSEIVKRLKNDSTEQTQAYLQSIRKALDEE; encoded by the coding sequence ATGCGTAAATTATTTATACCATATGTCATGGGAAACAAAGATTTTATAGATTCAGTCAAACTTATGGACGAAAATGGCGCAGATTATATAGAAATTGGTTTACCTTTCTCAGATCCTGTTGCTGATGGCCCAACGATTATGGCGGCTGGACAAGAAGCGATTAAACAAGGGATGTCTGTTAATAAAATTATTGATCAACTGATCGAACATAAAGATGAAATCAATACATCATATTTATTTATGACTTATTATAATTTAATTGATGCATACGGTGTCGACGCTTTTATAGAACGAATTGCTGAAGCAAACGTTTACGGTTTAATCATTCCAGATTTACCATTTGAACTTGGACAAAGATTTAAAAAACATTTACAGCCTAAAAACATTAAATTAATTTCTTTAATTGCGATGACTTCTAGTGATGAACGAATTAAGCAAATAGCTGAGCATGCAGAAGGCTTTATTTACACAGTGACAATGAATGCAACGACTGGTGATGGCCGTGGTTTCCATGAATCTTTAAAAGATAAAATTAAATTTATACAACAACACGCTAATGTACCTGTTGTTTGTGGATTTGGTATTAGAACTGAAGAACATGCTAAAGAAATAAAGTCATTTAGTGATGGGATTGTAATTGGTAGTGAAATTGTTAAAAGATTAAAAAATGATTCAACAGAACAAACTCAAGCGTATTTACAAAGTATTAGAAAAGCTTTAGATGAAGAATAA
- the trpB gene encoding tryptophan synthase subunit beta, translated as MNKNIQLEADELGFFGEFGGQYVPETLMPAIQELNDTYQQLKNDPEFHKTLNAYLKDYVGRETPLTYAERYTEALGGAKIYLKREDLNHTGAHKINNALGQALIAKKMGKRKLVAETGAGQHGVASATIAALFDMELIVFMGEEDIERQALNVFRMELLGAKVVPVTDGQGTLSDAVNKALQYWVSHVEDTHYLLGSALGPHPFPTIVRDLQSVIGKEIKKQILEKESRLPDAVVACIGGGSNAIGTFYPFVNDESVKLYGVEAAGEGVDTTKHALAIEKGKPGVLHGSRMYLIQDENGQVELAHSISAGLDYPGVGPEHSYYNNIGRVQYPNASDTEAMDALIKFTQLEGIIPAIESAHALSYVEKLAPTMDKDEIIVVTVSGRGDKDMETIRKYMQEKGDHHA; from the coding sequence TTGAATAAAAATATACAATTAGAAGCAGATGAATTAGGATTTTTCGGTGAATTTGGTGGACAATATGTACCAGAAACATTAATGCCAGCTATACAAGAATTAAACGATACGTATCAACAATTAAAAAATGATCCGGAATTTCATAAAACATTAAATGCTTATTTAAAAGATTATGTAGGTAGAGAGACACCTTTGACATATGCTGAGCGTTATACAGAAGCACTTGGCGGCGCAAAAATATACTTAAAAAGAGAAGATTTAAATCATACTGGTGCTCACAAAATCAATAACGCATTAGGACAAGCACTTATTGCTAAGAAAATGGGTAAAAGAAAGCTCGTTGCTGAAACTGGAGCCGGTCAACACGGTGTAGCAAGTGCAACAATTGCAGCACTGTTTGATATGGAACTTATCGTATTTATGGGTGAAGAAGATATTGAAAGACAAGCATTAAATGTATTCAGAATGGAATTGTTAGGCGCTAAAGTTGTACCTGTAACAGACGGACAAGGTACATTATCTGATGCAGTAAACAAAGCTTTACAATATTGGGTTTCACATGTTGAAGATACACATTATTTACTTGGATCAGCGTTAGGTCCTCATCCATTCCCAACTATCGTAAGAGATTTACAAAGTGTGATTGGTAAAGAAATTAAGAAACAAATATTAGAGAAAGAATCTCGATTACCAGATGCAGTCGTTGCATGTATAGGTGGCGGTTCAAATGCAATTGGTACATTCTATCCATTTGTAAATGATGAATCTGTTAAATTATACGGCGTTGAAGCTGCTGGTGAAGGTGTAGATACCACTAAACACGCTTTAGCTATTGAAAAAGGGAAACCAGGCGTGTTACATGGTTCTAGAATGTATTTAATTCAAGATGAAAATGGACAAGTCGAGCTTGCGCACTCTATTTCTGCAGGATTAGATTATCCAGGTGTAGGTCCGGAACATAGTTATTATAACAATATTGGGCGTGTTCAATATCCGAATGCAAGTGATACTGAAGCGATGGATGCGCTTATTAAATTTACACAATTAGAAGGTATTATTCCAGCTATTGAAAGTGCTCATGCATTGAGTTACGTCGAGAAACTAGCGCCAACAATGGATAAAGATGAAATTATTGTTGTGACGGTTTCTGGTAGAGGAGATAAAGACATGGAAACAATTAGAAAGTATATGCAAGAGAAGGGGGATCATCATGCGTAA
- a CDS encoding phosphoribosylanthranilate isomerase has protein sequence MFIKCCGFQDKEAIETAVLYHVDAIGFITYPKSKRYVSVEEIKSLSKDIPQTIDIVAVVVNLTMVEIDQLIQETSINTLQFHGDESVSFIQEVKEKYPHIKIYKALPANDQLLTNIETFKNDIDLFLIDTPSKDYGGTGVSYDWSILNALNNIPYLIAGGINIDKIKQIESLNFNHNGYDISSGIETNGQKDKEKIKALLTYVKE, from the coding sequence ATGTTTATTAAATGTTGTGGCTTTCAAGATAAAGAAGCTATCGAAACAGCTGTATTGTATCATGTCGATGCAATTGGATTTATCACGTATCCAAAAAGTAAACGTTATGTATCTGTTGAAGAAATAAAGTCATTAAGTAAAGACATTCCCCAAACGATTGATATCGTAGCTGTTGTTGTGAATTTAACAATGGTAGAAATTGATCAACTTATTCAAGAAACTTCTATTAATACACTACAATTTCATGGTGATGAATCTGTGTCATTTATACAAGAGGTTAAAGAAAAGTATCCGCATATTAAGATTTATAAAGCTTTACCTGCTAATGATCAATTACTTACTAATATAGAAACTTTTAAAAATGATATAGATTTATTTTTAATCGATACGCCTTCAAAAGATTATGGTGGTACTGGGGTATCTTATGATTGGTCCATATTAAATGCATTAAACAATATTCCGTATTTAATTGCTGGTGGTATTAATATAGATAAAATTAAACAAATCGAATCATTAAACTTTAATCATAATGGTTATGACATATCAAGTGGAATTGAAACGAACGGACAAAAAGATAAAGAGAAAATTAAAGCATTACTAACATATGTAAAGGAATGA
- the trpC gene encoding indole-3-glycerol phosphate synthase TrpC, with the protein MTILDEIVEYKKTLLNDQYYEQKLNTLEKVDVQHKTSFLSRTQHDNKLNIIAELKAKSPTVSDIPKRDMATQIKLYEQHGASAISILTDEKYFDGSYERLQSLTTKTTLPVLCKDFIIDKRQIDLAHHVGASIVLLIVNILSKEELETLYAYATEKGLEVLVEVHDKEELDIAHEIGAQLIGVNNRDLKRFVTDVKHTNEILTQIKPGVTYISESGIRTLDDVKSIIGSGIDGALIGESLMKHPHLDEFLPSLRLEKQGEQHVY; encoded by the coding sequence ATGACAATATTGGATGAGATTGTAGAATATAAAAAAACATTACTAAATGATCAATATTATGAACAAAAATTAAATACATTGGAAAAAGTGGATGTTCAACATAAAACATCTTTCTTAAGTCGTACACAGCATGATAATAAATTAAATATTATTGCTGAATTAAAAGCAAAAAGTCCTACAGTATCAGATATTCCGAAACGAGATATGGCTACTCAAATAAAACTATATGAACAACACGGTGCATCTGCTATATCAATATTAACGGATGAAAAATATTTCGATGGCAGTTATGAAAGATTACAAAGTTTAACAACTAAGACGACATTACCTGTATTATGTAAAGATTTTATTATTGATAAAAGACAAATTGACTTAGCGCATCATGTTGGTGCCTCAATCGTATTATTAATCGTGAATATTTTATCAAAAGAAGAACTCGAAACGTTATACGCATATGCGACAGAAAAAGGTTTAGAAGTACTTGTCGAAGTACATGATAAAGAGGAACTCGATATCGCACACGAAATTGGTGCACAGTTAATTGGCGTTAATAATCGTGACTTAAAAAGATTTGTCACAGACGTTAAACATACGAATGAGATCTTAACACAAATTAAACCAGGTGTAACATACATTTCTGAAAGTGGTATTCGTACTTTAGATGATGTGAAAAGTATTATCGGTAGTGGTATTGATGGCGCATTAATTGGGGAGTCATTAATGAAACATCCACACTTAGATGAATTTTTACCAAGTTTACGACTAGAAAAACAAGGTGAGCAACATGTTTATTAA
- the trpD gene encoding anthranilate phosphoribosyltransferase has product MNTLKQLIQYHDLSQQEMKSFVDLMMDEQADVSLKVAHLVALSMKGETSDELSNLSQSLIETTYKERPYLENSICVCGTGGDHSGSFNISTTASFVVAAAGLKVLKHGNKSITSKTGSIDILSALNIQTTPIKQATEKVNETNLAFLSATETYPIMKTVQPVRKSIPTPTTFNLLGPMIHPYHLDYQVMGVYDETKLKIIAEAIYKLGRKRAIIVHGAGGMDEATLSGDNIIYEVSQDEGIKHYTVNAEDYGLQSAPNESLKGGTPEENKVITLDILTGQDHGPKRDVVVLNAALALYTGQKVDSIKEGITLAESLIDEKHALNTLEAVGGKVYDNIG; this is encoded by the coding sequence ATGAACACATTAAAACAACTCATTCAGTATCATGATTTATCGCAACAAGAAATGAAATCATTTGTAGATTTAATGATGGATGAACAAGCAGATGTATCATTAAAGGTTGCACATTTAGTAGCATTAAGTATGAAAGGTGAAACATCAGATGAATTATCGAACTTAAGTCAAAGTTTAATCGAAACAACATATAAAGAAAGACCTTATTTAGAAAATAGTATTTGTGTTTGTGGCACAGGTGGTGACCATTCTGGCAGCTTTAATATTTCAACAACCGCTTCATTTGTTGTTGCGGCAGCTGGCTTAAAAGTTTTGAAACATGGTAATAAAAGTATTACATCTAAAACAGGTAGCATTGATATCTTATCTGCTTTAAATATACAAACAACACCTATTAAACAAGCGACAGAAAAAGTAAACGAAACAAATTTAGCATTTTTAAGTGCAACGGAAACGTATCCGATTATGAAAACTGTACAACCTGTTCGTAAATCAATACCAACACCGACAACATTTAATTTACTTGGACCAATGATTCACCCATATCATTTAGATTACCAAGTGATGGGTGTTTATGATGAAACGAAACTTAAAATTATTGCTGAAGCAATTTATAAATTAGGAAGAAAACGTGCCATTATCGTACATGGTGCAGGTGGCATGGACGAAGCTACTTTATCTGGTGACAACATTATATATGAAGTATCTCAAGATGAAGGTATTAAACATTACACTGTAAATGCTGAAGACTACGGATTACAATCAGCGCCTAACGAATCATTAAAAGGTGGAACACCTGAAGAAAACAAAGTCATTACTTTAGATATTTTAACAGGACAAGATCATGGTCCTAAAAGAGATGTCGTTGTATTAAATGCTGCGTTAGCGTTATATACAGGTCAAAAAGTAGACTCTATCAAAGAAGGTATTACGTTAGCAGAATCTTTAATAGATGAGAAACATGCATTAAATACATTAGAAGCTGTAGGAGGCAAAGTTTATGACAATATTGGATGA
- a CDS encoding anthranilate synthase component II: protein MILVIDNYDSFTYNLVDLIKQHDDVVIYHPDEAPFNLNIDGLVISPGPGHPNDTEDLKNLITAYKDKPILGICLGAQALTTYYGGEVVVGKEVKHGKVDQIDIIETSKLYQECEQHFNIMRYHSLISDEKTFPNTLKITVRTKDSIQSFEHKIKPHFGVQFHPESFASDHGNEIIKAFIGITKEGANYEHIKTTHSVS from the coding sequence ATGATACTAGTAATTGATAATTATGATTCATTCACATACAACTTAGTAGATTTAATTAAGCAACATGATGATGTCGTGATCTATCATCCAGATGAGGCTCCATTCAATTTAAATATTGATGGATTGGTAATATCTCCAGGACCTGGTCATCCTAATGATACAGAAGACTTAAAAAATTTAATAACAGCTTATAAAGATAAACCGATATTAGGTATTTGTTTAGGCGCTCAAGCATTAACGACATATTACGGTGGAGAAGTTGTCGTAGGTAAAGAAGTTAAGCACGGTAAAGTCGATCAAATTGATATTATCGAAACTTCGAAATTATATCAAGAATGCGAGCAGCATTTTAATATTATGAGATATCACTCGTTAATTAGTGATGAAAAAACATTTCCTAACACTTTAAAAATTACAGTAAGAACGAAGGATTCCATACAATCATTTGAACATAAAATAAAACCACATTTCGGAGTACAATTTCATCCTGAATCATTTGCTTCAGATCATGGAAATGAAATTATAAAAGCTTTTATCGGCATAACAAAGGAAGGTGCAAATTATGAACACATTAAAACAACTCATTCAGTATCATGA
- a CDS encoding anthranilate synthase component I, whose translation MIIKFKKLNADITPETLGQINRKKMLLESASTDQMKGRFSIVAFDAVGKVNLYDDYLQIFINEEVQLVNERPYESLEDFINNMKVDEVPEALTHLPFVSGMIGYCSFDLIRYQNKLLKQIELQSDIPDASFNLVESVYVFDHFKEELFVIASNLFSQITEEEVEQELNNMIETLKDISLFQNKIDHTLRGELETNISEEDFMQEVEYYKSLISKGDMFQVVPSRIYKYKHYFNEQHKDTLKLQIYKNLKRQNPSPYMYYIDDEERTIIGSSPESFIKKQGDIITTNPIAGTNKRGQTEEEDKQNEIALITDEKELAEHRMLVDLGRNDLNMIAQTGSVYMPKLMTVERFEHVMHIVSIVEGKIRPNITPLQMITALLPAGTVSGAPKTRAITRIYESRKRKRGIYAGGVGYINCNHDLDFALTIRTMVVDNEYVNVEAGCGVVYDSNPQKELKETMIKAKSLLEVTP comes from the coding sequence ATGATTATTAAATTTAAAAAGTTAAATGCTGATATTACCCCAGAAACTTTAGGACAAATAAATCGAAAGAAAATGCTTTTAGAAAGTGCAAGTACAGATCAAATGAAAGGTAGATTTTCGATTGTAGCTTTCGATGCAGTTGGAAAAGTGAATTTATATGATGATTATTTACAAATATTCATAAATGAAGAAGTGCAACTTGTAAATGAGCGCCCATATGAATCACTAGAAGATTTCATCAATAATATGAAAGTTGACGAAGTTCCAGAGGCGTTAACACATTTACCATTTGTATCTGGCATGATCGGGTATTGTAGTTTCGATTTAATAAGATATCAAAATAAATTACTTAAGCAAATTGAATTGCAATCAGATATTCCTGACGCTTCATTTAATCTCGTTGAATCTGTATACGTATTTGATCATTTTAAAGAAGAATTGTTTGTTATCGCATCTAATCTTTTTAGTCAGATTACGGAAGAAGAAGTTGAGCAAGAACTTAATAATATGATTGAAACATTAAAAGATATTTCACTATTTCAAAATAAAATTGATCATACATTAAGAGGTGAACTTGAAACAAATATAAGTGAAGAAGATTTCATGCAAGAAGTCGAATATTATAAATCACTGATTAGTAAAGGTGATATGTTCCAAGTCGTACCTTCAAGAATTTATAAATATAAACATTACTTTAACGAACAACATAAAGATACATTGAAACTTCAAATTTATAAAAACTTAAAAAGACAAAACCCAAGTCCATATATGTATTACATTGACGATGAAGAAAGAACGATCATCGGTTCTTCACCAGAAAGTTTCATTAAGAAACAAGGTGACATCATTACAACGAATCCAATAGCAGGTACAAACAAACGAGGTCAAACAGAAGAAGAAGATAAACAAAATGAAATTGCACTGATTACAGATGAAAAAGAATTAGCTGAACATCGCATGCTTGTCGATCTTGGAAGAAATGATTTAAATATGATTGCACAAACAGGTTCAGTATATATGCCTAAGTTAATGACTGTTGAAAGATTTGAACATGTTATGCATATCGTCTCAATCGTCGAAGGTAAAATTAGACCAAACATTACACCGCTTCAAATGATTACAGCTTTATTACCAGCAGGAACAGTATCCGGTGCACCTAAGACGAGAGCAATTACAAGAATTTATGAAAGCAGAAAAAGAAAACGCGGTATATACGCTGGTGGTGTTGGCTATATTAACTGCAACCACGATTTAGATTTTGCTTTAACTATTAGAACGATGGTTGTAGATAACGAATATGTAAATGTAGAAGCTGGATGCGGTGTTGTATATGATTCAAACCCACAAAAAGAATTAAAAGAAACGATGATCAAAGCAAAAAGTTTATTGGAGGTTACACCATGA
- a CDS encoding M42 family metallopeptidase has protein sequence MTINVKETINTIKELVYINSPSGFADPAVEYCRKVAESLNYDTSVTHKGGLFINVPGKNDDAQRLITAHVDTLGAIVKDIKEDGRLQLDLIGGFSWNAIEGEYCTITTQSGKEITGTICLHETSVHVYKNNTEIPRNAEHMEVRLDEKTFNPEDTRALGIEIGDAVSFDPRFVHTESGFVKSRHLDDKASVAMILQFLKYLKEENVELPHTTQFYISNNEEIGYGANSSISDKVVEFIAFDMGALGDGQASDEYTVSICVKDASGPYHVGLRNHLVNLCKENDIQYKLDIYPYYGSDASAALHAGADIRHGLFGAGIESSHALERTHEDSILESEKLLRAYCLSEIKN, from the coding sequence ATGACAATTAACGTAAAAGAAACGATCAATACAATTAAAGAACTTGTTTACATTAATAGTCCATCGGGATTTGCTGATCCAGCAGTTGAATATTGTAGAAAAGTTGCTGAATCATTAAATTATGATACGAGTGTAACACACAAAGGCGGCTTATTTATCAACGTACCAGGAAAAAATGATGATGCACAACGTCTGATTACAGCACACGTTGACACATTAGGTGCAATTGTTAAAGATATTAAAGAAGATGGTAGATTGCAACTAGATTTAATTGGGGGATTTAGTTGGAATGCGATTGAAGGGGAATATTGTACCATCACTACGCAAAGTGGAAAAGAAATAACAGGTACCATTTGTTTACATGAAACAAGTGTCCATGTTTATAAAAATAATACAGAAATTCCACGAAATGCCGAACATATGGAAGTCAGATTAGATGAAAAGACATTTAATCCAGAAGATACAAGAGCATTAGGTATTGAAATTGGAGATGCTGTGAGTTTCGATCCAAGATTTGTACATACAGAATCAGGATTTGTTAAATCTCGACACCTTGATGATAAAGCGAGTGTTGCGATGATTTTACAATTTTTAAAATATCTTAAAGAAGAAAATGTCGAACTTCCACATACGACACAATTTTATATTTCAAACAATGAGGAAATTGGATATGGTGCAAATTCAAGTATTTCAGATAAAGTTGTAGAATTTATCGCATTTGATATGGGCGCATTAGGAGATGGGCAAGCTTCTGATGAATACACAGTATCTATTTGTGTAAAAGATGCTTCAGGTCCATATCATGTAGGTTTGAGAAATCATTTAGTCAATTTATGTAAAGAAAATGATATTCAATATAAATTAGATATATATCCTTATTATGGTTCTGATGCTTCTGCTGCTTTACATGCTGGAGCAGATATTAGACATGGATTATTCGGTGCAGGTATTGAATCTTCACATGCTTTAGAACGCACACATGAAGATTCTATTCTTGAAAGTGAAAAGTTATTAAGAGCTTATTGTTTATCAGAAATTAAAAACTAA